A genomic region of Leptospira mtsangambouensis contains the following coding sequences:
- the ispG gene encoding (E)-4-hydroxy-3-methylbut-2-enyl-diphosphate synthase has product MSTKYNESPFLYKRRPTREVMVGGVGIGGKNPIRIQSMITSNTRDTEASIKQISDLEKAGSEIVRLTVPSQADADNLPNIRKRMKELGLKVPLVADIHFTPQVALKCVEWVEKVRINPGNFADKKKFEIIEYTDKDYNEELERIEEVFTPLVLRAKELGVAMRIGTNHGSLSDRIMNRFGDTPLGMVESALEFIRIAERNSYRDIVVSMKASNPQVMIQAYRMLVSRFYDLGMDYPLHLGVTEAGDGKDGRIKSSIGIGSLLADGLGDTIRVSLTEDAIHEIPVAKELVRKYNDFLDQSKNTPSKSDPNSDSQLKEKEILYSEFRDPFQYSRFYSKELAFGETKIGDNSPVRIETCFPFFGSESAEEVLHLIQRGSKSGRIPELIHFTINSEMDLISLGTNVKRGSFPLPVSVELSKELTYQYDSLAEDIYRFQKWVISPSLFFQESEESWEDLLDFVTRYAKDKRSVEWSIESENIHLIEKIVKESKKRKIKNLLFSVKNGDLLTVRKLAYQLRESDYPIVLIHHSEDKDELLYESSIHVGGSLLDGIGDVIRLSYGDGEPEESLHLSFDILQATRLRLTKTEYISCPSCGRTMFDLQSTTAMIKQKTGHLKGVKIAVMGCIVNGPGEMADADFGYVGAGIGKVHLYKGKEIVKKGVSETEAADLLIDLIRENGMWNDPE; this is encoded by the coding sequence ATGAGCACCAAATATAACGAATCGCCATTTTTATATAAAAGACGTCCTACCCGGGAAGTGATGGTGGGTGGTGTAGGAATTGGTGGGAAAAACCCAATCCGCATACAATCCATGATTACATCTAACACAAGAGATACGGAAGCAAGTATCAAACAAATTTCCGATTTAGAAAAAGCTGGATCCGAAATCGTTCGCCTAACAGTGCCTAGTCAAGCTGACGCAGACAATTTACCAAATATACGCAAAAGAATGAAAGAACTAGGGCTAAAAGTTCCTTTGGTTGCAGACATTCATTTTACACCCCAAGTGGCATTAAAATGTGTTGAGTGGGTGGAAAAAGTTAGAATCAATCCTGGCAATTTTGCTGACAAAAAAAAATTTGAAATCATTGAATATACGGATAAAGACTACAACGAAGAGTTAGAAAGAATTGAAGAGGTGTTTACTCCTCTTGTCCTTCGCGCCAAAGAGCTGGGTGTGGCTATGCGAATTGGGACTAACCATGGGAGTCTTTCTGATCGCATTATGAACCGGTTTGGTGACACTCCACTCGGAATGGTGGAATCTGCATTGGAATTTATACGAATAGCGGAAAGAAACTCTTATCGAGACATTGTTGTATCCATGAAAGCCTCCAATCCACAGGTGATGATCCAAGCCTATCGTATGTTAGTTTCCAGGTTTTATGATTTGGGAATGGACTACCCCCTACATTTGGGTGTGACAGAAGCGGGCGACGGTAAAGATGGAAGGATTAAATCTTCCATTGGAATTGGAAGTTTGCTCGCAGATGGACTTGGTGACACCATCCGTGTATCACTTACAGAAGATGCCATACATGAAATCCCTGTGGCAAAAGAATTGGTACGAAAATACAACGATTTTTTAGATCAAAGTAAAAATACACCTTCCAAATCAGATCCAAATTCAGATTCACAACTCAAAGAAAAGGAAATACTTTATTCCGAATTTCGTGATCCATTTCAATATTCAAGATTCTATTCAAAAGAATTGGCTTTTGGGGAAACCAAAATTGGAGACAACTCTCCTGTTCGTATTGAAACATGTTTTCCTTTTTTTGGATCGGAATCAGCAGAAGAAGTTCTCCATCTCATCCAAAGAGGTTCTAAGTCCGGTCGAATCCCTGAACTCATTCATTTTACAATCAATTCAGAAATGGACCTAATCTCCCTTGGAACTAATGTTAAACGAGGATCATTCCCGCTACCAGTTTCGGTGGAACTTTCGAAAGAACTAACTTATCAATATGATAGTTTAGCAGAGGACATTTACCGTTTCCAAAAGTGGGTCATTAGTCCAAGTTTATTCTTTCAAGAATCGGAAGAGTCATGGGAAGATCTTTTGGATTTTGTCACTCGTTATGCAAAAGACAAACGAAGTGTAGAATGGAGTATCGAATCAGAAAACATTCATTTAATAGAGAAAATTGTAAAAGAATCGAAAAAACGAAAGATAAAAAATCTTCTTTTTTCTGTAAAAAATGGAGACCTCTTAACTGTCAGAAAACTGGCTTACCAATTAAGAGAATCCGACTACCCGATTGTCCTCATCCATCACTCAGAAGATAAGGATGAACTTTTATATGAATCCTCCATTCATGTCGGAGGAAGTTTGTTGGATGGGATCGGCGATGTGATTCGTTTGTCTTATGGCGATGGAGAACCAGAAGAATCACTTCATTTGAGTTTTGATATCTTACAAGCCACAAGGCTACGGCTCACCAAAACAGAATACATCTCTTGCCCATCCTGCGGACGAACGATGTTTGATTTACAGTCCACAACAGCAATGATCAAACAAAAAACAGGACATCTGAAAGGTGTAAAAATAGCCGTGATGGGTTGCATTGTCAATGGTCCAGGAGAAATGGCCGATGCCGACTTTGGCTATGTGGGCGCTGGGATTGGTAAGGTTCACCTCTACAAAGGGAAAGAGATTGTAAAAAAAGGAGTCTCCGAAACGGAAGCCGCAGACCTACTCATTGATCTCATTCGTGAAAATGGAATGTGGAATGATCCAGAATAA